The proteins below come from a single Streptococcus porcinus genomic window:
- the atpD gene encoding F0F1 ATP synthase subunit beta: MSSGKIAQVVGPVVDVVFATGEKLPEINNALIVYKDSDKKEKIVLEVALELGDGMVRTIAMESTDGLTRGLEVLDTGRAISVPVGKETLGRVFNVLGDTIDLEEPFAEDAEREPIHKKAPAFDELSTSSEILETGIKVIDLLAPYLKGGKVGLFGGAGVGKTVLIQELIHNIAQEHGGISVFTGVGERTREGNDLYWEMKESGVIEKTAMVFGQMNEPPGARMRVALTGLTIAEYFRDVEGQDVLLFIDNIFRFTQAGSEVSALLGRMPSAVGYQPTLATEMGQLQERITSTKKGSVTSIQAIYVPADDYTDPAPATAFAHLDSTTNLERKLTQMGIYPAVDPLASSSRALSPEIVGEEHYAVATEVQRVLQRYRELQDIIAILGMDELSEDEKTLVGRARRIQFFLSQNFNVAEQFTGQPGSYVPVADTVRSFKEILDGKYDHIPEDAFRSVGPIEDVLEKAKKMGY; encoded by the coding sequence ATGAGCTCAGGCAAAATTGCTCAGGTAGTGGGTCCGGTTGTTGACGTTGTGTTTGCAACTGGTGAAAAATTACCAGAGATTAATAATGCATTGATAGTTTATAAAGATAGCGATAAAAAAGAAAAAATTGTTCTTGAAGTTGCTCTTGAACTTGGTGACGGAATGGTTCGAACAATCGCTATGGAATCAACTGATGGGCTTACTCGTGGATTGGAAGTTTTGGATACTGGTCGCGCTATTAGTGTACCAGTTGGTAAAGAAACTTTGGGGCGGGTCTTTAATGTGCTTGGTGATACCATTGATTTGGAAGAACCATTTGCAGAAGACGCAGAACGTGAACCAATCCATAAGAAAGCACCAGCTTTCGATGAATTATCAACATCATCAGAAATTCTTGAAACAGGTATCAAAGTTATTGACTTGCTTGCCCCTTATCTGAAAGGTGGTAAAGTTGGTTTATTCGGTGGTGCCGGAGTTGGTAAAACCGTATTAATTCAAGAGTTAATTCACAATATTGCCCAAGAACACGGTGGTATCTCCGTATTTACCGGCGTAGGTGAAAGAACTCGTGAAGGGAATGACCTTTATTGGGAAATGAAAGAATCAGGTGTTATTGAAAAAACAGCCATGGTCTTTGGACAGATGAACGAGCCACCCGGTGCACGGATGCGCGTTGCTTTGACAGGTTTAACAATCGCTGAATATTTCCGTGATGTTGAAGGTCAAGATGTGCTATTATTTATCGATAATATCTTCCGTTTCACCCAAGCTGGTTCGGAAGTATCTGCCTTGCTAGGTCGAATGCCGTCTGCTGTTGGTTACCAACCAACGCTTGCTACTGAGATGGGTCAATTACAAGAACGTATCACGTCCACTAAAAAAGGATCTGTTACCTCTATCCAAGCAATCTATGTGCCTGCTGATGATTACACTGACCCAGCCCCAGCAACAGCATTTGCCCATTTGGATTCAACAACGAATTTGGAACGTAAATTGACACAGATGGGTATCTATCCTGCTGTGGACCCTCTAGCTTCAAGTTCACGGGCCTTATCACCTGAAATTGTTGGTGAAGAGCATTACGCTGTAGCAACCGAAGTTCAGCGTGTCCTACAACGTTACCGTGAGCTTCAAGATATTATTGCTATCTTGGGTATGGATGAGTTATCTGAAGATGAAAAGACATTAGTTGGACGTGCACGTCGCATCCAATTCTTCCTTTCACAAAACTTTAATGTTGCTGAACAATTTACAGGCCAACCTGGTTCCTATGTTCCAGTAGCAGACACAGTTCGTAGCTTCAAAGAAATTCTAGATGGGAAATATGATCATATTCCTGAAGATGCTTTCCGTTCAGTTGGTCCAATTGAGGATGTTCTCGAAAAAGCTAAAAAAATGGGATATTAG
- a CDS encoding DUF1146 family protein, translating to MEYINNLLKLISHLLFIGISFQLLISLFDWSKIIYRSPENIGKLKLFVFFLAIVLGYLVSHFILEPIQMSQTLF from the coding sequence ATGGAATATATCAATAATTTATTAAAATTAATCAGTCATTTACTTTTTATCGGTATTAGTTTTCAACTATTAATTAGTCTTTTTGACTGGTCTAAAATCATTTATCGCAGTCCTGAAAATATTGGTAAATTAAAACTTTTTGTTTTTTTCCTAGCTATCGTCTTGGGCTATTTGGTTAGTCATTTTATTTTGGAGCCAATTCAAATGAGTCAAACCCTCTTCTAG
- a CDS encoding F0F1 ATP synthase subunit epsilon — translation MAHMTVQVVTPDGIKYDHQVKFISVATPEGEMGILPNHINMIAPLVIHEMKIRPTDDVDSVDWIAVNGGIIEVKDNVVTIVADSAERSRDIDISRAERAKKRAERDIEEAKSTKDINQARRAEIALQRALNRINVGKK, via the coding sequence ATGGCACATATGACAGTTCAAGTAGTAACACCTGACGGAATTAAATATGATCATCAGGTGAAATTTATCTCAGTAGCGACGCCTGAGGGTGAAATGGGAATTCTCCCTAATCACATTAATATGATTGCACCTTTGGTTATTCATGAAATGAAAATTCGGCCTACCGACGATGTTGACAGTGTAGATTGGATTGCTGTGAACGGTGGTATTATTGAAGTAAAGGATAATGTTGTTACCATTGTAGCTGATTCTGCCGAACGTTCACGTGATATAGATATTAGCCGTGCCGAACGTGCTAAAAAACGTGCCGAGCGTGATATCGAAGAAGCAAAATCAACTAAGGATATTAACCAAGCTCGTCGTGCTGAAATTGCCTTACAGCGTGCTTTGAATCGGATTAATGTTGGAAAGAAATAA
- a CDS encoding OsmC family protein, whose product MYQTEIRGDYLYHTKSKGYGAEIELFGVTDDGETPMSLLNIALASCVTMCVQSYFKTYEKMDELSLKTESHYDDRTFTLTVHMKVQLSRQEQDQLIAFIKQKCRVSKLLAPDVAIKIDFKTIL is encoded by the coding sequence ATGTATCAAACAGAGATAAGAGGCGACTATCTATATCATACAAAATCAAAAGGCTATGGGGCAGAAATAGAATTATTTGGGGTAACTGATGATGGTGAAACACCAATGAGCTTGCTCAATATAGCCTTAGCATCCTGTGTCACCATGTGTGTCCAATCATATTTTAAGACTTATGAAAAGATGGATGAATTATCTCTTAAAACAGAATCGCATTATGATGACCGTACATTTACTCTTACGGTTCACATGAAAGTGCAACTTAGCCGACAAGAACAAGACCAATTAATAGCTTTTATAAAACAGAAATGCCGTGTTAGCAAACTTCTAGCTCCAGATGTAGCTATTAAGATTGATTTCAAGACAATCTTATAA
- a CDS encoding GNAT family N-acetyltransferase, with protein MQKELSIDLVKVEEIAILRDLAIQTFTETFGGHNTEQQLQEFFQEAYTTEILTQELKSDESLVYFLRLNGAIVGYLKVNWGKDQTEYELEDAFEIQRIYILNKYQGLGLGNYLFNFALKKAYESGKAWVWLGVWENNLKAQSLYRKYGFEKFSEHSFAVGDLVDTDWLMKKSLK; from the coding sequence GTGCAGAAAGAATTGTCTATTGATTTAGTAAAAGTTGAGGAAATTGCAATATTAAGAGACTTAGCCATTCAAACTTTTACAGAAACCTTTGGTGGTCATAACACAGAACAACAATTGCAAGAATTTTTTCAAGAAGCTTATACTACTGAGATACTCACTCAAGAATTAAAGAGTGATGAAAGTCTAGTTTACTTTTTACGTTTGAATGGTGCTATTGTTGGTTATCTCAAAGTCAATTGGGGTAAGGATCAAACCGAGTATGAATTAGAAGATGCTTTTGAGATTCAGCGCATTTACATTTTAAATAAATACCAAGGTTTAGGGCTTGGAAACTATTTATTTAACTTTGCATTGAAAAAAGCATATGAATCGGGTAAGGCCTGGGTTTGGCTAGGAGTTTGGGAAAATAATTTAAAGGCTCAGTCCTTATATCGCAAGTATGGCTTTGAAAAATTTTCAGAACATTCATTTGCAGTAGGGGATCTTGTTGATACCGATTGGCTGATGAAGAAATCCTTGAAATAG
- the murA gene encoding UDP-N-acetylglucosamine 1-carboxyvinyltransferase, with protein sequence MDKIIIEGGTTRLEGEVIIEGAKNAVLPLLAATILPSEGKTVLRNVPILSDVFTMNNVVRGLNIPVVFNQEANEIVVDASGDILDEAPYEYVSQMRASIVVLGPILVRNGHAKVSMPGGCTIGSRPIDLHLKGLEAMGAEIKQSNGDITASATRLKGATIYMDFPSVGATQNLMMAATLAEGTTTIENAAREPEIVDLAQLLNKMGAIVKGAGTETLTIKGVTELHGVEHDVVQDRIEAGTFMVAAAMTSGNVLVKDAVWEHNRPLISKLKEMGVEVTEETDGIRIKSDTSKLKPVTVKTLPHPGFPTDMQAQFTALMAVVEGESTMIETVFENRFQHLEEMRRMGLHSEILRDTAMIHGGHDLQGAPVMSTDLRASAALILSGMVAKGKTTVTKLSHLDRGYYQFHEKLAKLGAKIERISED encoded by the coding sequence GTGGATAAAATTATTATTGAAGGTGGGACAACGAGATTAGAAGGTGAGGTTATTATCGAAGGAGCCAAAAATGCAGTACTCCCTTTGTTAGCGGCAACCATCCTACCATCAGAAGGAAAAACGGTTTTACGTAATGTTCCCATTCTTTCAGATGTCTTTACCATGAACAATGTAGTACGTGGTCTTAATATTCCGGTAGTATTTAATCAAGAAGCAAATGAAATTGTTGTAGATGCCTCTGGAGATATTTTAGATGAGGCACCTTATGAGTATGTTAGCCAAATGCGCGCTTCTATTGTTGTTTTAGGCCCGATTTTGGTTCGAAATGGTCACGCAAAGGTTTCTATGCCAGGAGGCTGTACAATTGGTAGTCGTCCGATTGACTTGCATCTAAAAGGCTTAGAGGCTATGGGAGCAGAAATTAAACAGAGTAATGGAGATATCACAGCAAGTGCAACTCGCCTCAAGGGAGCAACAATTTATATGGATTTCCCGTCAGTTGGAGCTACTCAAAATCTAATGATGGCAGCAACTTTAGCTGAGGGCACGACAACTATTGAAAATGCTGCACGTGAACCAGAAATCGTTGATTTAGCCCAACTCTTAAATAAAATGGGAGCTATTGTCAAAGGGGCTGGAACTGAAACATTGACTATTAAAGGTGTGACTGAATTACACGGTGTTGAACATGACGTTGTTCAAGATCGAATCGAAGCAGGCACTTTTATGGTTGCGGCTGCCATGACCTCTGGCAATGTTCTTGTTAAAGATGCTGTTTGGGAACATAATCGTCCTCTTATTTCCAAATTGAAAGAAATGGGGGTTGAGGTTACAGAAGAAACAGATGGTATTCGTATTAAGTCTGATACTTCCAAACTAAAACCTGTGACAGTGAAAACTTTACCACATCCTGGTTTCCCAACTGATATGCAAGCACAATTCACAGCTTTAATGGCAGTTGTTGAGGGTGAGTCAACAATGATTGAAACTGTTTTTGAAAATCGTTTCCAACATCTAGAGGAAATGCGCCGTATGGGGCTTCACTCAGAAATTTTACGGGATACTGCGATGATTCATGGAGGTCATGATTTACAAGGAGCGCCGGTCATGTCCACTGACCTTCGTGCAAGCGCTGCTCTTATTTTGAGTGGTATGGTTGCCAAGGGGAAAACTACTGTGACAAAACTCTCACACTTGGACCGCGGTTATTATCAATTTCATGAAAAATTAGCAAAATTGGGTGCAAAAATCGAACGTATAAGTGAGGACTAG
- a CDS encoding DNA/RNA non-specific endonuclease — MSKKQPHFKKVNGILLALLITGLIAFTQGHYLASDNPFQQVLQTISGQGKNQKVSKNSTNPATPSYQLASSVLTPQVKKQLGQKIVWNGAGAFIINNNKTDLKAKVSSVPYANNEIKIVESKKVPFRANALLTKSTRQYRNRNETGNGYSFWKPVGWHQVHGLPGEYDHAVDRGHLLGYALVGGLKGYDASTSNPSNIAVQMAWANQADLSDSTGQNYYETLIRKALDRNKRVRYRVTLLYEKNNIISSGSHLEAKSDDGHLEFNVFVPNVQKGLRVNYQTGQVEQQSDQKAS; from the coding sequence ATGTCTAAAAAACAGCCACATTTCAAAAAGGTTAACGGGATTCTGCTAGCTCTGCTCATTACTGGGCTAATCGCCTTCACTCAGGGCCATTATCTTGCATCTGATAACCCATTTCAGCAAGTGTTACAGACTATTTCTGGTCAAGGAAAAAATCAAAAAGTCTCTAAAAATTCGACTAATCCTGCCACACCTAGTTATCAGTTAGCTAGCTCAGTGCTTACTCCACAAGTGAAAAAGCAATTAGGTCAGAAAATTGTGTGGAATGGTGCTGGTGCTTTCATCATAAATAACAATAAAACTGATTTGAAGGCAAAAGTTTCAAGTGTACCTTATGCAAATAATGAAATCAAGATAGTAGAGAGTAAGAAAGTTCCTTTTAGAGCCAATGCTTTGTTAACCAAATCAACAAGACAATACCGTAACCGCAATGAAACTGGTAATGGTTATAGCTTCTGGAAGCCAGTCGGTTGGCATCAAGTCCACGGCTTGCCAGGTGAATACGATCACGCTGTTGATAGAGGTCACTTATTAGGTTATGCCTTGGTAGGTGGCTTAAAAGGCTACGATGCTTCGACTAGCAATCCAAGTAATATTGCGGTACAAATGGCCTGGGCAAACCAGGCTGACCTCTCAGATTCAACAGGACAAAATTATTATGAAACTTTAATCAGAAAAGCTTTAGATAGAAATAAGCGGGTTCGTTATAGAGTGACCTTACTTTATGAAAAGAATAATATTATTTCTAGTGGAAGCCACTTAGAAGCAAAATCGGATGATGGTCACTTGGAATTTAATGTTTTTGTACCAAATGTTCAAAAAGGGTTAAGGGTTAATTATCAAACAGGTCAAGTTGAGCAACAAAGTGATCAAAAAGCTAGCTGA
- the pheT gene encoding phenylalanine--tRNA ligase subunit beta, giving the protein MLVSYKWLKELVDIDVTSAELAEKMSTTGIEVEGVEVPSAGLSKLVVGHVLSCQDVPETHLHVCQVDTGDEEPRQIVCGAPNVKTGINVIVALPGARIADNYKIKKGKIRGMESLGMICSLQELGLSDSIIPKEFAEGIQILPTDAKPGESIFPYLDLDDEIIELSITPNRADALSMRGVAHEVAAIYGKEVHFPQKEIHESSKVASDVLSVAIESDNVLTYASRVVENVTIQPSPQWLQNLLMNAGIRPINNVVDVTNYVLLYFGQPMHAFDLDKFANHSIVARQARDGETLITLDGEERQLISQDIVITVNDKPVALAGVMGGKETEIDYGSTKIVLEAAVFDGKSIRKTSSRLNLRSESSSRFEKGVNYDTVLEALDFAAAMLEELAQGQVLAGRVQAGQLPTDPIQVLTTLDYVNVRLGTDLTYADIEEIFAKLGFGLKGDASAFTVSVPRRRWDISIQADLVEEIARIYGYDKLPTTLPEAGGTAGELSASQVLRRRVRAIVEGAGLTEIISYALTTPEKAQAFANRPSKLTELMWPMTIERSALRQNIVSGMLDTVAYNVARKQKNLAIYEIGKIFEQEGNPKSDLPNEIDTFAFAISGLVAEKDFQTQAQSVDFFYAKGILESLFDKLGIKVNFVAEKEMASMHPGRTARLILNNQTVGFVGQVHPQVANDYDIPETYVAELNLQMIEENMKSSQIFKEISKVPAVSRDIAILVDDSTSHQDIISIIENLGIKYLESIKLFDVYAGDHIESGKKSMAYSLMFQNPQESLRDEDVTKYMDKITNALVEEAGAQIR; this is encoded by the coding sequence ATGTTAGTATCTTATAAGTGGTTAAAAGAATTAGTTGACATTGATGTGACTTCAGCAGAATTAGCGGAAAAAATGTCAACAACCGGAATAGAAGTTGAAGGAGTAGAAGTTCCTTCAGCCGGTCTATCAAAATTAGTTGTTGGGCATGTTTTATCTTGTCAAGATGTTCCTGAGACACATTTACATGTATGTCAGGTAGATACTGGTGACGAGGAGCCTAGACAAATTGTTTGTGGTGCGCCAAATGTGAAAACTGGAATTAACGTTATTGTGGCATTGCCAGGAGCACGGATTGCTGATAATTACAAAATCAAAAAAGGTAAAATTAGAGGAATGGAATCATTAGGAATGATCTGTTCTTTACAAGAATTAGGCTTATCAGACTCTATTATTCCAAAAGAATTTGCTGAAGGCATTCAGATTTTACCAACTGATGCAAAGCCTGGTGAGAGTATTTTTCCTTATTTAGATTTAGATGATGAAATCATTGAGTTGTCAATCACACCAAATCGTGCTGATGCTCTATCAATGCGTGGAGTTGCTCATGAAGTAGCTGCTATTTATGGGAAAGAAGTACACTTTCCTCAAAAAGAAATTCATGAAAGTTCTAAAGTAGCTTCTGATGTGCTTTCTGTTGCTATTGAATCAGATAATGTTCTAACCTACGCTAGTCGTGTGGTTGAGAATGTAACTATTCAACCCAGTCCACAGTGGTTACAAAATCTTTTAATGAATGCTGGCATTCGTCCAATTAATAACGTTGTAGATGTGACCAACTACGTTTTGCTTTATTTTGGTCAACCAATGCACGCTTTTGATTTGGATAAGTTTGCTAACCATTCCATTGTTGCTCGTCAAGCACGTGATGGTGAAACGTTAATCACATTAGACGGTGAAGAACGTCAATTGATTTCCCAAGATATTGTCATAACAGTTAATGACAAGCCTGTTGCTTTAGCTGGTGTCATGGGAGGAAAAGAAACAGAGATTGATTACGGCTCTACAAAGATTGTTCTGGAAGCTGCTGTTTTTGATGGCAAGTCAATTCGTAAGACAAGTAGCCGACTTAACTTACGTTCAGAGAGCTCATCACGGTTTGAAAAAGGGGTTAATTATGACACGGTCCTAGAAGCACTTGATTTTGCTGCAGCTATGTTGGAGGAGTTGGCACAGGGACAAGTACTTGCTGGACGTGTACAAGCTGGACAGTTGCCCACCGACCCTATTCAAGTTCTAACAACTTTGGATTATGTTAATGTTCGCCTTGGCACGGATTTAACTTATGCAGATATTGAGGAAATCTTTGCTAAACTCGGTTTTGGCCTAAAAGGAGATGCCTCAGCCTTTACGGTATCTGTGCCACGCCGTCGTTGGGATATCAGCATTCAAGCAGACTTAGTAGAAGAAATTGCGCGTATCTATGGCTATGATAAGCTACCTACAACTCTTCCAGAAGCTGGGGGAACTGCTGGAGAACTATCTGCAAGTCAAGTTTTACGTCGACGTGTAAGAGCAATCGTCGAAGGAGCAGGGCTAACAGAAATTATCTCTTATGCTTTGACCACTCCTGAAAAGGCGCAAGCATTTGCTAATAGACCAAGTAAGCTTACAGAGTTAATGTGGCCAATGACCATTGAAAGATCAGCTCTTCGCCAGAATATTGTATCTGGTATGTTGGATACGGTTGCTTATAATGTAGCACGTAAGCAAAAGAATCTAGCTATCTATGAAATTGGTAAAATCTTTGAGCAAGAGGGTAATCCTAAAAGTGATTTACCGAATGAAATTGATACTTTTGCTTTTGCAATTTCTGGTTTAGTTGCTGAGAAAGATTTTCAAACGCAAGCACAGTCCGTGGATTTCTTCTATGCTAAGGGGATTCTTGAGAGCTTATTCGATAAATTAGGGATTAAGGTTAATTTTGTTGCTGAAAAAGAAATGGCTAGCATGCATCCTGGTCGAACAGCGCGCCTCATCTTAAATAATCAAACGGTTGGTTTTGTTGGACAGGTACATCCTCAAGTAGCTAATGATTATGATATTCCTGAAACCTATGTAGCTGAGTTAAACTTACAAATGATTGAAGAGAATATGAAGTCAAGTCAAATCTTCAAGGAAATTAGTAAAGTACCAGCAGTTTCACGTGATATTGCTATATTAGTTGATGATAGTACTAGTCATCAAGATATTATAAGTATTATTGAGAACTTAGGAATTAAATATTTAGAATCTATAAAATTATTTGATGTTTATGCTGGTGACCATATTGAGTCAGGTAAAAAATCAATGGCTTATAGCTTAATGTTTCAAAATCCGCAAGAAAGTTTGCGTGATGAAGATGTTACAAAATATATGGACAAGATTACGAATGCCCTAGTAGAAGAAGCTGGCGCGCAAATAAGATAA
- a CDS encoding F0F1 ATP synthase subunit gamma produces the protein MAGSLSEIKAKINSTEKTSKITSAMRMVSSAKLVKSEQAARDFQIYSSKIRQITTDFLKAELTGGGSNNPMLVSRPVKKTGYIVITSDKGLVGGYNSKILKSIMEMVEEYHQNGDYSIISIGSVGSDFFKARGMNVSFELRGLADQPTFEEVSKIISQSVDMFQHEIFDELYVCYNHHVNSLTSQVRVQQMLPISDLVADEATEEGVLGFELEPDRDSILNQLLPQFTESLIYGAIIDAKTAEHAAGMTAMQTATDNAKNVINDLTIQYNRARQAAITQEITEIVAGANALE, from the coding sequence ATGGCAGGCTCTCTAAGTGAAATTAAAGCAAAGATTAATTCAACTGAGAAAACAAGTAAAATTACAAGTGCCATGCGGATGGTTTCTTCAGCAAAATTGGTCAAATCGGAACAAGCTGCGCGTGATTTTCAAATTTATTCATCAAAAATTCGTCAAATAACCACAGATTTTTTAAAGGCAGAATTAACTGGTGGAGGTTCCAACAACCCAATGTTAGTTTCTCGACCAGTTAAGAAAACGGGTTATATTGTTATTACCTCAGATAAAGGATTAGTTGGGGGCTATAATTCTAAAATTTTAAAATCTATCATGGAGATGGTTGAAGAATATCACCAAAACGGTGATTACTCAATCATTTCAATTGGAAGTGTCGGTTCAGATTTTTTCAAAGCAAGAGGGATGAATGTCTCTTTTGAACTTCGTGGCTTAGCCGACCAGCCAACATTTGAAGAAGTATCTAAGATTATTTCGCAATCTGTAGATATGTTTCAACATGAAATTTTCGATGAATTATATGTTTGTTACAATCATCATGTTAACAGTTTGACTAGCCAAGTTCGTGTTCAACAAATGTTACCGATTTCTGATTTGGTTGCTGATGAAGCAACTGAGGAAGGTGTCTTGGGATTTGAACTAGAACCTGATCGCGATAGCATTTTAAATCAGTTATTGCCTCAGTTTACTGAAAGCTTAATTTATGGGGCAATTATTGATGCAAAAACGGCAGAGCACGCTGCAGGGATGACAGCCATGCAGACTGCGACTGATAATGCGAAAAATGTTATTAATGATTTAACCATTCAATATAATCGTGCTCGTCAAGCAGCAATTACACAGGAAATTACTGAAATTGTAGCTGGAGCAAATGCGTTAGAATAA
- a CDS encoding DNA-directed RNA polymerase subunit beta, translated as MMTTGWKYVAKQVGLLVVVAFLACLFLAIGLMIGYSIFGDGQHASSILSIAKWTELINKFTGK; from the coding sequence GTGATGACGACTGGATGGAAATATGTTGCTAAACAGGTTGGTTTACTGGTGGTAGTAGCCTTCTTGGCCTGTTTATTTTTAGCTATTGGTTTGATGATTGGCTATAGCATATTTGGCGATGGTCAACATGCCTCATCGATTCTGTCAATAGCCAAATGGACAGAGTTAATTAATAAATTTACTGGAAAGTAG
- the pheS gene encoding phenylalanine--tRNA ligase subunit alpha gives MDLQEQLEALRDQTLNQLKELTGNHSKELQNLKVAVLGKKGSLTELLKGLKDLSVDMRPLVGKQVNELRDVLTKAFEQQGKVVEAAKIQDQLDAESIDVTLPGRQMAIGNRHILTQISEEIEDIFLGMGFQIVDGFEVEKDYYNFERMNLPKDHPARDMQDTFYITDEILLRTHTSPVQARTLDQHDFSKGSLKMISPGRVFRRDTDDATHSHQFHQIEGLVVGKNISMGDLKGTLEMIIKKMFGEERKIRLRPSYFPFTEPSVEVDISCFKCGGKGCNVCKGTGWIEILGAGMVHPSVLEMSGVNAEEYSGFAFGLGQERIAMLRYGINDIRGFYQGDMRFSEQFK, from the coding sequence ATGGATTTACAAGAGCAATTAGAAGCATTACGAGACCAAACCTTAAATCAATTAAAAGAACTTACTGGCAATCATAGTAAAGAATTACAGAATTTAAAAGTTGCTGTTTTAGGGAAAAAAGGTTCTTTAACAGAGCTATTAAAAGGTCTAAAAGATTTATCTGTTGACATGCGTCCTTTAGTTGGAAAGCAAGTTAATGAATTACGTGATGTGTTAACAAAGGCCTTTGAACAACAAGGGAAAGTTGTTGAGGCTGCTAAAATTCAAGATCAGCTTGATGCTGAAAGCATTGATGTAACACTTCCCGGTCGACAAATGGCTATTGGTAACCGACATATATTAACACAGATCAGTGAAGAGATTGAAGATATCTTTTTAGGGATGGGTTTCCAAATTGTTGATGGTTTTGAAGTTGAAAAAGATTACTATAATTTTGAAAGAATGAACCTTCCAAAGGATCATCCAGCTCGTGATATGCAAGATACTTTCTATATCACAGATGAAATCCTGCTTAGGACTCATACCAGTCCTGTTCAAGCCCGTACGCTTGATCAACATGATTTTTCAAAAGGCTCACTTAAAATGATTTCACCTGGTCGTGTTTTCCGACGTGATACAGATGATGCGACTCATTCCCATCAATTCCACCAAATTGAAGGCCTTGTCGTTGGTAAAAACATTTCTATGGGAGATTTAAAAGGCACTTTAGAAATGATTATTAAAAAGATGTTTGGTGAAGAGCGTAAGATTCGCCTTCGTCCTTCTTATTTTCCTTTTACAGAACCATCTGTTGAGGTTGACATTTCTTGTTTCAAATGTGGTGGTAAAGGCTGTAATGTATGTAAAGGAACTGGCTGGATTGAAATTCTTGGCGCTGGAATGGTCCACCCAAGTGTCTTAGAAATGTCGGGTGTTAATGCTGAAGAGTATTCCGGTTTTGCTTTTGGCCTTGGTCAAGAACGTATCGCTATGTTACGTTATGGAATCAATGATATCCGTGGATTCTATCAGGGTGATATGCGTTTTTCTGAGCAATTTAAATAA
- a CDS encoding neutral zinc metallopeptidase, which translates to MKTDDLRESQNVEDRRNESSGSYSGGGSGAGLLLQLLFSRGGWKTKLVLLIVLLVMGGGGLTGIFNGGHSTNNNNPYQSTKVTRTSGDKASNQQVQFVSKVFASTEDYWVKEFEKRGKTYKKPTLVLYTGSITTACGQGQASSGPFYCSGDNKVYLDISFYNELSEKYGASGDFAMAYVIAHEVGHHVQNELGIMEKYANARKGKSQTDANKLNVQLELQADYYAGAWANYVQNQGLLDKGDIEEAMRAANAVGDDTLQKETYGKTVPDSFTHGTSEQRQRWFDRGYQYGDLEHGNTFEVAYSNL; encoded by the coding sequence ATGAAAACTGATGATCTTAGAGAAAGTCAAAATGTCGAAGACCGTCGCAATGAAAGTTCTGGTTCCTACAGTGGAGGTGGTAGCGGAGCAGGGCTACTTCTACAACTCCTTTTTTCTCGGGGAGGCTGGAAAACAAAACTTGTTCTTTTAATTGTCTTATTGGTGATGGGGGGTGGTGGTCTAACTGGCATCTTCAATGGAGGTCACTCTACTAACAACAATAATCCCTATCAATCTACAAAAGTGACACGAACAAGTGGCGATAAAGCTAGTAACCAACAAGTTCAGTTTGTTAGTAAAGTTTTTGCTTCCACCGAAGACTATTGGGTAAAAGAATTTGAAAAACGAGGTAAAACGTATAAAAAACCAACCTTAGTACTCTATACCGGTTCTATTACGACGGCTTGTGGACAGGGTCAAGCATCCTCAGGACCCTTTTACTGTTCAGGTGATAACAAGGTATATCTAGACATTTCTTTTTATAATGAATTATCTGAAAAATATGGTGCCTCTGGTGACTTTGCTATGGCATACGTTATTGCCCATGAAGTTGGTCACCATGTACAAAATGAACTAGGTATAATGGAAAAGTACGCCAATGCCCGTAAAGGAAAAAGTCAAACTGACGCCAACAAACTTAATGTTCAACTTGAGCTCCAAGCCGATTACTATGCTGGAGCATGGGCTAATTATGTTCAAAATCAAGGCCTTCTTGATAAAGGAGATATTGAAGAAGCCATGAGAGCCGCAAATGCCGTAGGGGACGATACCTTGCAAAAAGAAACCTATGGTAAAACCGTTCCAGACAGCTTCACACATGGAACATCTGAACAACGTCAACGATGGTTTGATAGGGGCTACCAATATGGTGATCTTGAACACGGGAATACCTTTGAGGTAGCTTATAGCAACTTATAG